The genomic stretch ATCTTTTAAGAGAAAATTTTTATTAGGATATTTCTGGGGCATTATAGTCTTTAGTTTTTTATCTTATTGGGTTACTCATGTAGCCTTCCTTGGGTTCTTATCGGCAATCCTTTATCTCTCTTTATACTCTGGGTTATTCACGGTTCTAATTAGTGGAAATAGAAAATTTACCAATCCTTTTTATATAGCGAGTCTATGGGTATCTCTTGAATTTTTGCGTTCTTTTCTCTTTACAGGTTTTTCTTGGGGTTTTTTGGGCTATGCTTTTTGGAGCCGCTTAAATTTTATTCAAATTGCAGATCTATTCGGTATCTATGGTGTATCATTTGCAGTTGTTTTGATTAACGCAGCTTTGTTCTGTTTTTTTATCGAGCATAATAGAAGGCGTAAAGTGGTTAACCTTGCAGTAATCCTATTGATTATAGTCTGTTCGTTTTGTTATAGCAGGTATCGTTTGAATTCTCTGCTGTCTGAAGATAGTGTTAACAACGTTGCTCTGGTTCAGACAAATGTGGATTCCAATTTAAAGTGGGATCTAGAACTATATAGAGATAATTTAGAAAGAGTTAGACTACTTGGGCTAATTGCAAAAGAGAGAGGCGCAGAGCTTATAATATTTCCCGAGACAGTATTGCCCTATAGCTGGAATAGAGATAAGAGAGTCATGGATGATATGGAAGGTATCATCGAAGAGCTCAACAGAGATATTATTTTAGGGATTCCTTATTGTCAGGACGGCAAGCTTTATAACGCGTCTCTTTTATTTAATAAAAACGGAGAGGTCAAAAGCAGTTATTTTAAGAATCATTTAGTGCCTTTTGGTGAGTATCTTCCATGTGATAAATTATTATCTTTTTTAAAGGAGTTTTATCCTGTCGGATATTATTCACCCGGTGTAGACTCAAATCTTCTTAAGTACCAGAACAACTATTTTTCTGTTTTAATATGCTACGAAGATATTTTTCCTAACATCGCAAGAAAAGCTACTTTAAGCGGTGCCTCTTTTTTAGTTAATCAGTCTGATGAGGGTTGGTTTAAGAATAGCCAAGAGGTATATCTGAATAATCAGATTGCGGTTTTCCGTGCAATCGAGAATAGGCGCTCATTGGTGCGTTCAACAAATACAGGCATAACTTGCTTAATAGATTACAAGGGGCGAATATTAAGTCAATTAGATCCGTTTAGGGCAGATGTTTTAGTAGTCGATGTTCCAATCTATAAAGAGCTATCCATTTATTCTAAATATGGATTGGTATCACTTATTGCCATTGCTTCTATTTTTGTTTTATTATATTCCGTTTGGAATAATAAAAAAAGGTTGTAAACTTACAATAATTAAGGTTCTTCTAAACTAGAAATAGTTCGAGTTCTCGCTGGGGATGTTAACTAAATTATCTCTTAATTATATGAGTGAAGAATTAGTTTTAAAGTATTTCTTATCTCTAAAAAGATAGGCTTGATTGATCTAGTAAGAATTGATTAACACTATCCGTTGAATAATGTTTTAGCCTCTTGAAGTATGCGTTCTGCCTCATCAGAATTAATCGTGGTATCGTCCATAGTTATGCCTAATTTTGCTTTTGAAAGATTCATTCCAGTGAGGTATCCTGTTATGCTCGTTATTCCAAGCATATGTAATTCGTATTTTGCTGTAATTTTGGCAGCAACTATAATTGCGCGTGCCATATCTGTATCCATATTTCGGTTTTCAGCTAATTGTTCAGATACTGGACTAAGATCTAAAGTGCCTTCAAAGTAGTCTTTAAGCATAAATTTTTCGTCTCCTGTTAAAGGGGATTCAGCCCTGCTAAGAATGTCTCCACAGAAAATTATCCCCCATGCTACTTGCCTTTCGGTGAACTTAGAATCCGTTTTAATTCTTCGGGCAAAACAGGTATTGGATAAGAATAAAATGGAACAAAAGATAGATACTATAATCAGGCTAATTTTTTTACTCGTATGTATTTTCATTTAATACCCCTTTTCTATATTTATCCCATACAATATCATTGTTGTCAAATAATGGGTTAATTACCAAAAAGTTGCGAAACTCGTCCAATGCGGGGAGTTTTTATATTTAACAATCTGTAGCAGTAACTTACAGAGGATTTCTATTTGTCAAAATATGCATACCTAGAGATTTTGGAGTGACCCAATTAGATGCTGGATATGTTAAATTTCGTCTCTCAAGAATATAAGTTGGGTAGTCTTCTTCTGTTGCTAATTTTTTAAATATTTCAAAGCCGAGATTTCTATACAAACTACCATATAAAGTATCTTCGAAATTTTCACCACGAGCTAATGCATCCAAAGATTCTTGATTTGCTAATTTAAATTGAATCTTTCCTCCGATCGGTATAAAGCTTGTAATAAACTCAGTCATTGCAGTACCTATTCCTTGACCTCTCAAATTAGAAGGAGCACTTTGAAAGAATTCTTTTATTGCAGAATCATTTTCAATATTTAAAACCGAAGTGAAATAAGCGTATAGAAATTTTGCTTGAGCATTAAATTCGTCTTTAGGTCCTATTGTAAAATATGCTACCATTGCGGCGAGTAATGATTTTTCACCCATATGGTCTTTTCGATATGGCGAAATCGCTTCATATATACCTGAATAATCCAATGTAATTTCCCATCCAATATTCAAAATTCCATCTTCAGTCATATGAATTCCTGTGGTCATTGCAACTGGATATCGGTTATCAGTATCGTTATTAGAGTTAGGCATTATATGTATCATATGTTTAGATTTCAGATCTTCTGTAGAAAATATTCCTCGTTCTACGAAGTCGTTTTGTATGACAATTCTATATTCTTTATCTGGATTTTTTGCAGTAGTAAACATGATAACCTGTCCTTGTCTATTTGCAATTTCATCAAAAGGAGATAATTCGGACCGATATCGTCTTGTAGGGATATTTCTGTGGAAATTGTTTGTTAGATTAATGCTAAAATGCACTAATAATAATAAAGATACTGTTAATTTCCAATATCTATCAAGGAATTTCATAATAAGTAAACTTTTTTGCCCCCTCATGCTATTTATACCACATGGATGATGTTTGGCAAAATTATATCTGTTTTATTGTTATCGTTTAGTTCTGGGTATAACAAAAAGTTGCGAAACTCGTCCAATGCGGGGAGTTTTTTTGCAATTCAGTGAAAATACAAACTTTTCGCTGGATTACTTATAAAACCCCAGTTGCAGAAATGTAGTTGGGGTTTTTTGTTTATGCAGGAATATGATGTTTTATATATTGTGGCGAAATATTTTTTGATGTAATATGGAGAAATATTTTGGGGCAAGTCCACTGAGTACTATTATTCTTAAAGGGCGGTTTATGATCCGCCTTTATAAACGATGGAGAGAACATGGAGCAACGCAGAATCTTTAGGTTATCACTTTTTATAATGCTTTTGATGGGTGGGCTTGGGCTTTCGCCTGTCCTTGCGCAGGCCGGTCTTCATCAGAACGTTGAGACGGTCAAAATAGCGACCTCTGCTGAGGGCACGGCGATCAATTATTACGAGCATGGGCAAGAGGGGCCGGTACTTGTGTTCGTTCACGGATGGAGTTGTGACGCGAGCTACTGGAAAGAGCAGGTCGAGTATTTCAAAGAGAAGTATCGCATGGTTCTGATCGATCTGGCTGGGCATGGTCGCTCTGGGAGTGAACGTGAGAATTACACCATGGAAGCTTTTGGTCAGGATGTGAAGGCTGTTGTCGAGAATATAGGGGCAGAGAAGGTGGTCTTGATCGGTCATTCTATGGGTGCCCTTGTGATCGCAGAGGCGGCCCGCTTGATGCCAGAGAAGGCTATTGGATTGGTCGCGGTTGATGACCTTCAGAATGTGGAGTATCTCCTAGGGGAAGAACAGTTCAAAGAGATGACTACGCCATTCAAAGAAGATTTCAAGAAGGGTGTCAGAGGTTTCGTTATAGGTATGCTGCGTTCTGACAACTCGCTGGTCAATGAATGGGTGATCTCTGATATGTCTTTGGCTGATCCCAGGGTTGCGCTCAGTGCCATAACCGGGTCATTAGGCGGGTATCTGACAGGTGATGTGGCCAAGCTGTTTGATGAATTGGATCTTCCGGTTGTAGCTGTGAATGCCGACCTTTGGCCAACAGATGTCGAAGCGAACAGACGGCATATAAAGGACTTTGAACTAATCGAGTTGGACGGACTGGATCATTTTTTGATGCTTAAAGCACCGGAGCGTTTTAACCCTGCGCTTGAGCAGGCTGTTAAAATGATACTGAAGAAATAGAAAAGAGAGTGTTTATGAGGCGAATATGTGCAAAAGTACTAGGTGGACATAATAATAAAGTCAGCGCCCTAATAAGCTTCAAAAAACAATCGTATTTCTCTCGCTTTTTTTATAATTCATCCCCACATAAATAATCATCGAAAAGTTCGGATTTTTTTTGGGGGGGTCTCGGGGAATTTTTATATTTACCCCCTTGCGGTTTAATAAATTGCAAGTGGTTTTCCTTGTGCTATTATAATATAACAAATAAAAAAGGAGGTAGTTATGAATTGGAAAATGTTTGGACAAATAGTATTGTTAATGATAATCGGCGTGTTAGTTTTAATGTCTATGAAATATGCTATACGGAAGTGTCCGATAATGGGTAAAAATATGGGATGTTATTCTCCTGTCCAAAAGTGAATAAACAGTTTAAATAATGTGCTTATCCTGTATTTATTACAGTAAACATGATAGGTGATCCATTGTATTGTTTTCTTTAGTATACAACCAATTGCAAAACTCGCTTAACGTAAGGGTCTATGTATTTATAAGTAGTTTGTGAATAAAGAGTTAGGAGAAATAGTCTCTTTATCTCTGCGATTGTAGAGATTTTAGGTTAAAATTGTGCTATTTAGAGAGTTATATTATTTTTTAGGATAATCCAAGTTGACTTATTTTATATAAGAGTTTACAATTCAGAAGATATGAAAGACGAATTAAGAGAACATAAACTTGATAAACTAAAGAGGTTGGAGGCTAAAGGTATAAATGCCTATCCTAGCCGCTATTTGCCCTATGATTCTATAGCATCCTGCCTGGAAGGTTGGGAGGATGATAAGGAGATTAAGATTGCAGGTCGTATTATGGCTCTAAGGGGTCACGGTAAGAGCATATTCTTAGATCTTAAAGATGCAACCTCCAGAATGCAGGTCTATATTAATAACGATATTTTGGGCGAAGATAAGTTTACTACTTTTAAAGAGTGTTTTGATATTGGAGATATTATTGGAGTAAGCGGAGAGACTTTTAAAACACGGACAGGTGAAAGTACTGTCTCGGCAAAAAGCGTTACAATGCTGTCAAAATCACTCTTGTCGCTCCCTGAGAAGTGGCATGGGTTAAAAGATGTAGAGATAAGACATAGAAAGCGTTATCTGGATTTGATTATGAATGATGAATCTAAAGAGAGGTTTTTGTTGAAGAG from Candidatus Kaelpia aquatica encodes the following:
- a CDS encoding alpha/beta hydrolase, with protein sequence MGGLGLSPVLAQAGLHQNVETVKIATSAEGTAINYYEHGQEGPVLVFVHGWSCDASYWKEQVEYFKEKYRMVLIDLAGHGRSGSERENYTMEAFGQDVKAVVENIGAEKVVLIGHSMGALVIAEAARLMPEKAIGLVAVDDLQNVEYLLGEEQFKEMTTPFKEDFKKGVRGFVIGMLRSDNSLVNEWVISDMSLADPRVALSAITGSLGGYLTGDVAKLFDELDLPVVAVNADLWPTDVEANRRHIKDFELIELDGLDHFLMLKAPERFNPALEQAVKMILKK
- the lnt gene encoding apolipoprotein N-acyltransferase gives rise to the protein SFKRKFLLGYFWGIIVFSFLSYWVTHVAFLGFLSAILYLSLYSGLFTVLISGNRKFTNPFYIASLWVSLEFLRSFLFTGFSWGFLGYAFWSRLNFIQIADLFGIYGVSFAVVLINAALFCFFIEHNRRRKVVNLAVILLIIVCSFCYSRYRLNSLLSEDSVNNVALVQTNVDSNLKWDLELYRDNLERVRLLGLIAKERGAELIIFPETVLPYSWNRDKRVMDDMEGIIEELNRDIILGIPYCQDGKLYNASLLFNKNGEVKSSYFKNHLVPFGEYLPCDKLLSFLKEFYPVGYYSPGVDSNLLKYQNNYFSVLICYEDIFPNIARKATLSGASFLVNQSDEGWFKNSQEVYLNNQIAVFRAIENRRSLVRSTNTGITCLIDYKGRILSQLDPFRADVLVVDVPIYKELSIYSKYGLVSLIAIASIFVLLYSVWNNKKRL